Proteins encoded by one window of Impatiens glandulifera unplaced genomic scaffold, dImpGla2.1, whole genome shotgun sequence:
- the LOC124917304 gene encoding uncharacterized protein LOC124917304 yields MRELMKCPNTNNYTIRSNSSWKVNEVWKKNTEQKVETQEKIVYLSWSLRMSCYSNERTLDWKKGDDVIDCVNMNNQLASNHGPIVDNTKDLKADNYNTGCYDHDCAGFVQIDFSIQLGQPIFPSTLGGQLTFLTVMVYKDGVNGHWWLDVNGILRGYFPKYIFTSLSEYAERVDFGGEILNKENEGHHTTTQMGNGLYPSETRASVISLTRIYDQYRNPVEEMHEVLITAAQCYGAYIFSNAISYGGPGYSAICP; encoded by the exons ATGCGGGAGCTAATGAAGTGCCCAAACACCAATAATTACACTATCAGAAGTAACTCCAGTTGGAAAGTAAATGAAGTTTGGAAGAAAAACACTGAACAGAAAGTTGAAACTCAG GAAAAAATCGTGTATCTTTCTTGGTCACTAAGGATGTCTTGCTATAGTAATGAGAGAACATTGGACTGGAAAAAG GGTGATGATGTGATTGATTGTGTTAACATGAATAATCAACTTGCATCCAACCATGGTCCTATAGTTGATAATACTAAAGATTTAAag gcAGATAATTACAATACTGGTTGTTATGACCATGATTGCGCTGGATTTGTACAAATTGATTTCAGCATTCAACTTGGTCAACCCATTTTTCCTTCCACTCTTGGAGGGCAATTAACTTTCCTAACAGTTATGGTCTACAAG GATGGTGTGAATGGACACTGGTGGCTAGATGTAAATGGTATTCTCAGAGGATATTTTCCTAAGTATATCTTCACTTCATTGAGTGAATATGCTGAAAGAGTGGATTTTGGTGGAGAGATtcttaataaagaaaatgaaggtCACCACACAACTACTCAAATGGGAAATGGACTATATCCCAGTGAAACTAGAGCAAGTGTTATATCTCTAACTAGAATATATGACCAATACAGAAATCCAGTTGAAGAAATGCATGAAGTTTTGATCACAGCTGCTCAGTGTTATGGTGCATATATTTTCAGTAATGCTATATCTTATGGAGGACCCGGTTATTCTGCAATCTGtccttaa